The Streptomyces sp. NBC_00162 genome window below encodes:
- the paaK gene encoding phenylacetate--CoA ligase PaaK: protein MAAYADLHDEGERLGGDELAALQLARLRATLHRVYDGVPFYRQAFDKAGVHPDDCRTLADLSLFPFTTKTDLRDQYPFGMFAVPRSEVRRIHASSGTTGRPTVVGYTERDLSTWADVVARSIRAAGGRAGQVVHIAYGYGLFTGGLGAHYGAERLGCTVVPASGGMTDRQVRLIQDFRPEVIMVTPSYMLTLLDEMERQGIDPRSTSLRTGIFGAEPWTEEMRREIEDRLGIDAVDIYGLSEVMGPGVAQEFASSKDGLHIWEDHFYPEVVDPLTGEVLPDGEPGELVFTSLTKEAMPVIRYRTRDLTRLLPGTARPAFRRMEKVTGRSDDMIILRGVNMYPTQIEEILLRTEGLAPHFQLRLTREGRMDALTVRVEARREADAARREAAAATVVRAVKEGIGVSVRVEVVEPEALERSVGKIKRLVDLRDTRQGG, encoded by the coding sequence ATGGCGGCATACGCGGATCTCCACGACGAAGGCGAGCGGCTGGGCGGCGACGAGCTGGCCGCCCTCCAGCTGGCGCGGCTGCGCGCGACCCTGCACCGCGTCTACGACGGGGTGCCCTTCTACCGGCAGGCGTTCGACAAGGCCGGGGTGCATCCCGACGACTGCCGCACCCTCGCCGACCTCTCCCTGTTCCCCTTCACCACCAAGACCGATCTGCGCGACCAGTACCCCTTCGGGATGTTCGCCGTGCCTCGCTCCGAGGTGCGCCGGATCCACGCCTCCAGCGGCACCACCGGGCGTCCCACGGTCGTCGGGTACACCGAGCGGGATCTGTCCACGTGGGCGGATGTCGTGGCCCGGTCCATACGCGCCGCGGGCGGCAGAGCCGGCCAGGTCGTCCACATCGCCTATGGCTACGGACTGTTCACGGGCGGCCTCGGCGCCCATTACGGCGCCGAGCGCCTGGGCTGTACGGTCGTGCCCGCCTCGGGAGGGATGACCGACCGCCAGGTCCGGCTGATCCAGGACTTCCGGCCCGAGGTCATCATGGTGACCCCCTCGTACATGCTGACCCTGCTGGACGAGATGGAGCGTCAGGGCATCGATCCGCGCTCCACCTCGCTCCGCACGGGGATCTTCGGTGCGGAGCCGTGGACCGAGGAGATGCGCCGGGAGATCGAGGACCGGCTCGGCATCGACGCGGTGGACATATACGGCCTGTCCGAGGTGATGGGCCCGGGCGTGGCGCAGGAGTTCGCCTCGAGCAAGGACGGGCTCCACATATGGGAGGACCACTTCTACCCGGAGGTGGTCGATCCGCTGACGGGCGAGGTGCTGCCGGACGGCGAGCCGGGCGAGCTGGTGTTCACCTCCCTGACCAAGGAGGCCATGCCGGTGATCCGCTACCGCACCCGCGATCTGACGCGGCTGCTGCCCGGCACGGCGCGTCCCGCCTTCCGCCGGATGGAGAAGGTCACGGGCCGCAGCGACGACATGATCATCCTGCGCGGGGTGAACATGTATCCCACCCAGATCGAGGAGATCCTGCTGCGCACGGAAGGTCTGGCTCCGCACTTCCAGCTGCGGCTGACGAGGGAGGGCCGGATGGACGCCCTGACCGTACGGGTGGAGGCGCGCCGGGAGGCGGACGCCGCCCGGCGGGAGGCCGCGGCCGCCACCGTGGTCCGGGCCGTCAAGGAGGGGATCGGGGTCTCCGTCCGGGTCGAGGTGGTCGAGCCGGAGGCCCTCGAGCGTTCGGTGGGCAAGATCAAACGGCTGGTGGACCTCCGGGACACGCGGCAGGGCGGCTGA
- a CDS encoding acyl-CoA synthetase produces the protein MEYNLADLFESVVDVVPDREALVYVDHPGTGAERRLTYAELDSAANRIAHHLLDSGLKPGEHLGLHLYNGIEYLQTVLACLKARLVPVNVNYRYVEEELVYLYNDADLAALVFEGEFTERVAAALPQTTKLRHLIRVGTVPEGAPEPAIAPVAYPDAEAAGSPGRGFPPRSADDLFIIYTGGTTGMPKGVMWRAEDLFFAGLFGGEPSGEPVKRPEELAERVAARGAGLTFFPAPPLMHGTSTLTSFIAFNYGQRVVIHRKYAPEEVLRTIEKEKVSSVSLVGDAMLRPLIDALNGPLKGTDLSSLFSVSSSGAIMSETVRAEFQRLVPNVLLLNNFGSSESGSNGRATDDSGPEKGFRLEVNDRTQVVDPVTHEPVAVGEPGRLAQRGHVPLGYYNDQAKTAETFFQKGTERWVLLGDMATVDEQGIVTVLGRGSQCINTGGEKVYPEEVEQALKSHPDVYDALVAGVPDPTWGNHVAAVVQIRAGAAEPTLDEIQSHCRTRLAGYKIPRQLVITPAIQRSPSGKADYRWAKTVATEADAPA, from the coding sequence GTGGAGTACAACCTTGCCGACCTGTTCGAGTCGGTCGTGGACGTGGTTCCGGACCGCGAGGCCCTCGTGTACGTGGACCACCCCGGGACCGGCGCCGAGCGCCGCCTCACGTACGCGGAGCTGGACTCGGCGGCGAACCGGATCGCGCACCACCTGCTGGACAGCGGGCTGAAGCCCGGCGAGCACCTGGGCCTGCACCTCTACAACGGGATCGAGTACCTGCAGACCGTGCTGGCCTGCCTGAAGGCCCGGCTGGTTCCGGTGAACGTGAACTACCGGTACGTGGAGGAGGAGCTGGTCTACCTCTACAACGACGCCGACCTCGCCGCGCTGGTCTTCGAGGGCGAGTTCACCGAGCGGGTCGCGGCCGCGCTGCCGCAGACCACGAAGCTCCGCCACCTGATCCGGGTCGGAACGGTTCCCGAGGGGGCTCCGGAGCCCGCGATCGCGCCGGTCGCGTACCCGGACGCCGAGGCGGCCGGCTCACCCGGACGCGGCTTCCCGCCCCGCAGCGCCGACGACCTGTTCATCATCTACACCGGCGGCACGACCGGTATGCCCAAGGGCGTCATGTGGCGGGCGGAGGACCTCTTCTTCGCCGGGCTCTTCGGCGGCGAGCCGTCGGGCGAACCGGTGAAGCGGCCCGAGGAACTGGCCGAGCGGGTCGCGGCGCGCGGCGCGGGCCTGACCTTCTTCCCGGCTCCCCCGCTGATGCACGGGACGTCCACGCTGACCTCGTTCATCGCCTTCAACTACGGCCAGCGGGTGGTCATCCACCGCAAGTACGCGCCCGAGGAGGTGCTCCGGACGATCGAGAAGGAGAAGGTCTCCAGCGTGTCGCTGGTGGGCGACGCGATGCTGAGGCCGCTCATCGACGCCCTGAACGGCCCGCTGAAGGGCACCGACCTGTCTTCCCTCTTCAGCGTCTCCTCGTCCGGCGCGATCATGTCGGAGACGGTGCGCGCCGAGTTCCAGCGGCTCGTGCCGAACGTGCTGCTCCTGAACAACTTCGGATCCTCGGAGTCCGGGTCCAACGGGCGGGCGACCGACGACTCCGGCCCGGAGAAGGGTTTCCGTCTCGAGGTCAACGACCGTACGCAGGTCGTGGATCCGGTGACGCACGAGCCTGTGGCGGTGGGCGAACCGGGGCGGCTGGCGCAGCGCGGCCACGTGCCGCTCGGCTACTACAACGACCAGGCCAAGACCGCCGAGACCTTCTTCCAGAAGGGCACGGAGCGCTGGGTGCTGCTCGGCGACATGGCGACCGTCGACGAACAGGGCATCGTGACGGTGCTGGGGCGCGGCTCGCAGTGCATCAACACGGGTGGCGAGAAGGTCTATCCGGAGGAGGTCGAGCAGGCGCTGAAGTCGCACCCGGACGTGTACGACGCGCTCGTGGCGGGCGTCCCGGATCCGACGTGGGGCAACCACGTGGCGGCGGTGGTCCAGATCCGGGCGGGAGCGGCGGAGCCGACCCTGGACGAGATCCAGAGCCACTGCCGCACCCGCCTGGCGGGCTACAAGATCCCCCGCCAGCTGGTCATCACACCCGCCATCCAACGCTCCCCGAGCGGCAAGGCGGACTACCGCTGGGCCAAGACCGTGGCAACGGAGGCGGACGCCCCCGCCTAG
- a CDS encoding crotonase/enoyl-CoA hydratase family protein yields the protein MGGTEHLTVERHGATLVLTMNRPEAKNALSLPLLVGLYDGWLEADADDTIRSVILTGAGGDFCAGMDLKALAGKGMAGDQYRDRLKADPDLHWKAMLRHHRPRKPVIAAVEGYCVAGGTEILQGTDIRVAGAGATFGLFEVKRGLFPIGGSTVRLPRQIPRTHALEMLLTGRPYSAGEAARIGLVGRVVPDGTALEAALEIAGRINECGPLAVEAVKASVYETAGLTESEGLASELLRGWPIFDTADAKEGARAFAEKRPAVYRRE from the coding sequence ATGGGTGGGACAGAACACCTGACCGTGGAACGGCACGGCGCCACGCTGGTGCTCACCATGAACAGGCCCGAGGCGAAGAACGCGCTCTCGCTGCCGCTGCTGGTGGGGCTGTACGACGGGTGGCTGGAGGCGGACGCCGACGACACGATCCGCTCCGTGATCCTGACCGGCGCGGGCGGTGACTTCTGCGCCGGCATGGATCTCAAGGCACTGGCCGGAAAGGGGATGGCGGGCGACCAGTACCGGGACCGCCTCAAGGCCGACCCGGACCTGCACTGGAAGGCCATGCTCCGCCACCACCGGCCGCGCAAGCCGGTCATCGCCGCCGTGGAGGGGTACTGCGTGGCTGGCGGGACCGAGATCCTCCAGGGCACGGACATCCGGGTCGCGGGCGCCGGGGCCACCTTCGGGCTCTTCGAGGTCAAGCGGGGGCTCTTCCCGATCGGCGGCTCGACGGTGCGGCTGCCGCGCCAGATTCCGCGTACGCACGCCCTGGAGATGCTGCTGACCGGGCGGCCGTACTCCGCCGGGGAGGCCGCGCGGATCGGGCTGGTGGGGCGGGTGGTGCCGGACGGGACGGCGCTGGAGGCGGCGCTGGAGATCGCGGGGCGGATCAACGAGTGCGGGCCGCTTGCCGTGGAGGCCGTGAAGGCCTCGGTCTACGAGACCGCCGGGCTGACGGAGTCGGAGGGGCTGGCCTCCGAACTCCTTCGGGGGTGGCCGATCTTCGATACGGCCGATGCCAAGGAGGGGGCGCGGGCCTTTGCCGAGAAGCGGCCCGCGGTGTATCGGCGGGAGTAG
- a CDS encoding Zn-ribbon domain-containing OB-fold protein, with the protein MTAPASPPEVLRAPLVVEFPFTRSLGPVQSAFLTGLREGVVLGVKTSDGTVMVPPVEYDPRTAEEIRELVEVAATGTVTTWAWNGRPRPNQPLDTPFAWVLVKLDGADTALLHALDAPGPESVRTGMRVRVRWAAERTGAITDIACFEPHDGPAAGQAAPHDGNFAEPVTGIVAEARLDYSYSPGRAQTAYISGLSEQKTIGERCPSCHKVYVPPRGACPTCGVATTDQVEVGPAGTVTTYCIVNIKARNLDIEVPYVYAHIALDGAGLALHGRIGGIPYDEVRMGLRVEPVWTEGGRYPDHYRPTGEPDADYDAYKELI; encoded by the coding sequence GTGACAGCCCCCGCGTCCCCGCCCGAGGTGCTCCGTGCGCCGCTCGTCGTCGAGTTTCCCTTCACCCGGTCCCTCGGGCCCGTTCAGTCCGCGTTCCTCACCGGGCTGCGCGAAGGTGTCGTGCTCGGGGTGAAGACCTCCGACGGGACCGTGATGGTGCCGCCCGTCGAGTACGACCCCCGCACCGCCGAGGAGATACGCGAGCTCGTCGAGGTCGCCGCCACCGGCACCGTCACCACCTGGGCCTGGAACGGCAGGCCCCGGCCGAACCAGCCCCTGGACACCCCCTTCGCCTGGGTACTGGTCAAGCTCGACGGCGCCGACACCGCCCTCCTCCACGCCCTCGACGCCCCCGGCCCCGAATCCGTGCGCACCGGAATGCGGGTGCGCGTGCGGTGGGCCGCCGAGCGCACCGGGGCGATCACCGACATCGCCTGTTTCGAGCCCCATGACGGCCCCGCCGCCGGGCAGGCCGCCCCGCACGACGGGAACTTCGCGGAGCCCGTCACCGGCATCGTCGCCGAAGCCCGCCTGGACTACTCGTACAGTCCTGGCCGCGCCCAGACCGCCTACATCAGCGGCCTCTCCGAGCAGAAGACCATCGGCGAGCGCTGCCCCTCCTGCCACAAGGTGTACGTCCCGCCGCGCGGCGCCTGCCCCACCTGCGGGGTCGCCACCACCGACCAGGTCGAGGTCGGCCCGGCCGGCACCGTCACCACCTACTGCATCGTCAACATCAAGGCGCGGAACCTTGACATCGAAGTCCCGTACGTCTACGCCCACATCGCCCTCGACGGCGCCGGCCTCGCCCTCCACGGCCGGATCGGCGGGATCCCGTACGACGAGGTCCGCATGGGCCTGCGCGTCGAACCCGTGTGGACCGAAGGCGGCCGCTACCCCGACCACTACCGCCCCACCGGCGAGCCGGACGCGGACTACGACGCGTACAAGGAGCTCATCTGA
- a CDS encoding thiolase domain-containing protein: MPRPTVRYARDVAVVAFAQSDHLRRTDELSEVEMVMPVLHQVLAQTGLKAGEIGFTCSGSSDYLAGRAFSFTMTLDGVGAWPPISESHVEMDGAWALYEAWVKIQTGEADTALVYSYGKSSPGSVRDVLTRQLDPYYLAPLWPDSVALAALQAQALIDAGETDEPALAAIGARSRAAAEANPHAQLSGSVPQGDYQVRPLRTGDCPPIGDGAAAVILAAGDTARRLCARPAWITGIDHRIEAHALGLRDLTDSPSTRIAAERAGVFEAPLDTAELHAPFSSQEVVLRKVLGLGDGVAVNPSGGALAANPVMAAGLIRIGEAAARIHRGESDRAVAHATSGPCLQQNLVAVLEGDPA; the protein is encoded by the coding sequence ATGCCCCGACCGACGGTCCGATACGCCCGTGACGTCGCCGTCGTCGCCTTCGCCCAGAGCGACCACCTGCGCCGCACCGACGAACTCAGCGAAGTCGAGATGGTCATGCCGGTCCTGCACCAGGTGCTGGCCCAGACCGGCCTGAAGGCCGGCGAGATCGGCTTCACCTGCTCCGGCTCCAGCGACTACCTGGCCGGCCGGGCCTTCTCCTTCACCATGACCCTCGACGGGGTGGGCGCCTGGCCGCCGATCTCCGAATCGCACGTCGAGATGGACGGCGCCTGGGCCCTCTACGAAGCCTGGGTCAAGATCCAGACCGGCGAGGCCGACACCGCGCTCGTCTACTCGTACGGGAAGTCCTCGCCCGGTTCGGTACGCGACGTACTGACGCGCCAGCTCGACCCCTACTACCTCGCTCCGCTCTGGCCCGACTCCGTGGCCCTGGCCGCCCTCCAGGCCCAGGCCCTGATCGACGCGGGCGAGACGGACGAGCCCGCGCTGGCCGCCATCGGCGCCCGCAGCCGTGCGGCCGCCGAGGCCAACCCGCACGCACAGCTGAGCGGTTCGGTGCCCCAGGGCGACTATCAGGTCCGCCCGCTGCGCACCGGGGACTGCCCGCCCATCGGCGACGGCGCGGCCGCCGTGATCCTCGCCGCCGGGGACACCGCCCGGCGCCTGTGCGCGCGCCCCGCCTGGATCACCGGCATCGATCACCGCATCGAGGCCCACGCCCTGGGCCTGCGCGACCTCACCGACTCCCCGTCCACCCGGATCGCGGCCGAGCGCGCCGGGGTCTTCGAAGCCCCGCTGGACACGGCGGAACTGCACGCGCCGTTCTCCTCCCAGGAAGTGGTGCTCCGCAAGGTGCTCGGGCTCGGCGACGGAGTCGCCGTCAACCCGTCCGGCGGGGCGCTCGCCGCCAACCCGGTCATGGCCGCCGGCCTGATCCGGATCGGCGAGGCGGCCGCCCGGATCCACCGCGGCGAGTCCGACCGGGCCGTCGCCCACGCCACCTCCGGCCCCTGCCTCCAGCAGAACCTGGTCGCCGTCCTGGAAGGGGACCCCGCATGA
- a CDS encoding thiolase domain-containing protein produces MSKTAKEPVAIVGIGQTKHVAARHDVSIAGLVREAAARALADAELTWADIDAVVIGKAPDFFEGVMMPELYLADALGAVGKPMLRVHTAGSVGGSTALVASNLVAARVHRTVLTLAFEKQSESNAMWGLSLPVPFQQPLLAGAGGFFAPHVRAYMRRTGAPDTVGSLVAYKDRRNALKNPYAHLHEHDITLEKVQASPMLWDPIRYSETCPSSDGACAMILTDRAGAARSPKPPAWVHGGAMRSEPTLFAGKDFVSPQAGKDCAADVYRQAGITDPRREIDAVEMYVPFSWYEPMWLENLGFAAEGEGWKLTEAGVTELDGDLPVNPSGGVLSTNPIGASGMIRFAEAALQVRGQAGEHQVPGARRALGHAYGGGAQFFAMWLVGAEPPAA; encoded by the coding sequence ATGAGCAAGACGGCCAAGGAGCCGGTGGCGATCGTCGGGATCGGCCAGACCAAGCACGTCGCCGCCCGCCACGACGTCTCCATCGCCGGACTGGTCCGGGAGGCCGCGGCGCGCGCCCTCGCGGACGCCGAGCTGACCTGGGCGGACATCGACGCGGTCGTCATCGGCAAGGCCCCCGACTTCTTCGAGGGCGTGATGATGCCGGAGCTGTACCTGGCGGACGCGCTCGGCGCGGTCGGCAAGCCCATGCTGCGCGTGCACACCGCCGGTTCGGTCGGCGGGTCCACGGCGCTCGTCGCCTCCAACCTCGTCGCGGCCCGAGTCCACCGGACCGTTCTCACCCTCGCCTTCGAGAAGCAGTCCGAATCCAACGCCATGTGGGGCCTCTCGCTCCCCGTCCCCTTCCAGCAGCCGCTGCTCGCGGGCGCGGGCGGATTCTTCGCCCCGCACGTGCGCGCGTACATGCGCCGCACCGGCGCCCCCGACACGGTGGGCTCGCTGGTGGCGTACAAGGACCGGCGCAACGCGCTGAAGAACCCGTACGCGCACCTGCACGAGCACGACATCACCCTGGAGAAGGTCCAGGCCTCGCCGATGCTGTGGGACCCGATCCGGTACTCCGAGACCTGCCCCTCCTCGGACGGTGCCTGCGCGATGATCCTCACCGACCGGGCGGGCGCGGCCCGTTCGCCGAAGCCGCCCGCCTGGGTGCACGGCGGAGCGATGCGCAGCGAGCCCACCCTCTTCGCGGGCAAGGACTTCGTCTCCCCGCAGGCCGGCAAGGACTGCGCCGCCGACGTCTACCGGCAGGCGGGGATCACCGACCCGCGCCGGGAGATCGACGCGGTGGAGATGTACGTGCCGTTCTCCTGGTACGAGCCGATGTGGCTGGAGAACCTCGGTTTCGCGGCGGAGGGCGAGGGCTGGAAGCTCACCGAGGCCGGGGTCACCGAACTCGACGGGGACCTTCCGGTCAATCCCTCGGGCGGGGTCCTGTCCACCAACCCGATCGGCGCCTCCGGCATGATCCGCTTCGCGGAGGCGGCCCTCCAGGTCCGCGGCCAGGCCGGGGAACACCAGGTCCCGGGGGCCCGCCGGGCCCTGGGGCACGCGTACGGCGGCGGCGCGCAGTTCTTCGCGATGTGGCTGGTGGGGGCCGAGCCGCCGGCCGCCTGA
- a CDS encoding DUF397 domain-containing protein, whose protein sequence is MTSQPLAGWDKPDLDLTEAQWRSSSRGAGDVQIAFVEGFVAMRNSERPESPSLIFAPDEWNKFVLNARGGEFDLT, encoded by the coding sequence ATGACTTCACAGCCCCTGGCCGGCTGGGACAAGCCGGACCTCGATCTCACCGAGGCGCAGTGGCGGTCGAGCAGCCGGGGAGCGGGTGACGTTCAGATCGCCTTCGTCGAGGGCTTCGTCGCCATGCGCAACAGCGAGCGCCCCGAAAGCCCTTCGCTGATCTTCGCGCCGGACGAGTGGAACAAATTCGTGCTGAACGCGCGGGGCGGGGAGTTCGACCTGACGTAA
- a CDS encoding ACT domain-containing protein yields MSGESDLRKLLSGMRPELNEGRYVFCTVPGSAVPPGTAPVATVLEPEGLTLVLRQEDADAAGLAYDYTAGWITLRIHSALDAVGLTAAFATELGAHGLSCNVIAGYHHDHLFVAADRAAEAVAVLEDLATRSAQD; encoded by the coding sequence ATGAGCGGAGAGAGCGACCTGCGGAAACTGCTGAGCGGCATGCGGCCCGAACTGAACGAGGGCCGGTACGTGTTCTGCACCGTCCCCGGTTCCGCCGTGCCGCCGGGGACCGCCCCCGTCGCCACCGTCCTGGAGCCCGAGGGCCTCACCCTGGTCCTGCGCCAGGAGGACGCCGACGCCGCCGGCCTCGCCTACGACTACACGGCCGGCTGGATCACCCTGCGGATCCACTCCGCCCTCGACGCCGTCGGCCTCACCGCCGCCTTCGCCACCGAACTCGGCGCACACGGTCTGAGCTGCAACGTCATCGCCGGCTACCACCACGACCACCTCTTCGTGGCCGCCGACCGGGCCGCCGAGGCCGTCGCCGTCCTGGAGGACCTCGCGACGCGTTCCGCCCAGGACTGA
- a CDS encoding ATP-binding protein, with product MTDRPTRLNHRRRTVIEREAELSLVDEALEQLAGPSPDTGGALLALSGAAGLGKTTLLAELRRRAHARSCTVLAARGGEQEQSQPFHVARQLIQPHLAGTSERELRAALGSWYSIVGPALGLCAPEQGAPPDPQGLRDGLDWVLTHLVVQRAPVTLVLDDAHWADPESLGWLAAFAPRAEHLPLLLVVAYRPDELPAHADAFRTLPGRAGQRPLHLAPLTAPAVAALIREAVGDHADDAFCQEAWAVTTGNPFEAVELTAKVRDKGLAPVEASAPLLRDLAAAQRGSGLVARLERLGPSTVRFAWACAVLGTAIPRELAARVAALGTEEAVDATTRLRDARILSAATTEDPDAGLEFVHPLIATAIYRAIPDALRVALHGKAAAAVVDAGLGPSAAARHLLETHPENDPWVVRTLREAAGENLRAGAPEAARRQLARALREPPDFDERAAVLYELGCASLLTEPANTVNHLRAALAEPVDDPALRQGIVIRLAQVLAHSDRLADASQALAREIPYTQDVRARLRLQSEQFMWDAFNAAEPDSPARSRRLARLADRLTGRDLTERYVIGLRAWDACLRGEPVDVVLHHAGRVLERNFSWAHEDRGFEVPVLVAMAHMYADRPGRAEELFEAGTAEFERQGWRGAHLSFAYSLRAYIRYRRGRLAEAEELARAGLQLAERVGRGTPVHWYTIAILITTLLARGRTDEAWELAREHEFGRPFPSAVVFPDSQTVYAELLLARGGAKAAAAELEEVDRRLTPRGIQNPAWCPWQLHLARAVSGDDPDRARALAADAVRRARAFGAPSGIGQALRVAAEVAAPEDRAGLLREAVALLSESPAGYELARALAALGTELRDTELLAQAVVTARECGADGLAEETTSTLLGLGVGVPSGSSREDGPTEEELRAAERAVRADGSGAPGADAGAGGDADEAPAWPGAVRDLSAACRKLGTDRSGLPAALEAFARSAR from the coding sequence ATGACGGACCGTCCGACCCGTCTGAACCACAGACGGCGCACCGTGATCGAACGCGAGGCCGAGCTCTCCCTCGTCGACGAAGCCCTGGAACAGCTCGCCGGGCCCTCGCCGGACACGGGCGGCGCGCTGCTCGCCCTCTCCGGCGCCGCCGGCCTCGGCAAGACCACCCTCCTCGCCGAACTGCGCCGCCGCGCCCACGCCCGCTCCTGCACCGTCCTCGCCGCCCGCGGCGGCGAACAGGAGCAGAGCCAGCCCTTCCACGTCGCCCGCCAGCTCATCCAGCCCCACCTGGCCGGCACCTCCGAACGGGAACTGCGCGCCGCCCTCGGCAGCTGGTACTCCATCGTCGGCCCGGCCCTCGGACTCTGCGCACCCGAACAGGGCGCCCCGCCCGACCCCCAGGGCCTGCGCGACGGACTCGACTGGGTCCTCACCCACCTCGTCGTCCAGCGCGCACCCGTCACCCTCGTCCTCGACGACGCGCACTGGGCCGACCCCGAGTCCCTCGGCTGGCTCGCCGCCTTCGCCCCGCGCGCCGAGCACCTCCCGCTGCTCCTCGTCGTCGCCTACCGCCCCGACGAACTGCCCGCCCACGCCGACGCCTTCCGTACCCTGCCCGGCCGGGCGGGACAGCGCCCGCTGCACCTCGCGCCGCTCACCGCACCCGCCGTCGCCGCCCTGATCCGCGAGGCGGTCGGCGACCACGCCGACGACGCCTTCTGCCAGGAGGCGTGGGCCGTCACCACCGGCAACCCCTTCGAGGCCGTCGAACTCACCGCCAAGGTCCGGGACAAGGGCCTGGCCCCGGTCGAGGCCAGCGCCCCGCTGCTGCGCGACCTCGCCGCCGCCCAGCGCGGCAGCGGGCTCGTCGCCCGCCTCGAACGCCTCGGACCGTCCACCGTCCGCTTCGCGTGGGCCTGCGCCGTCCTCGGCACCGCCATCCCCCGGGAGCTCGCCGCCCGGGTTGCCGCCCTCGGCACCGAAGAGGCCGTGGACGCCACCACGCGGCTGCGGGACGCCCGCATCCTGTCGGCCGCGACGACGGAAGACCCCGACGCCGGGCTGGAGTTCGTCCACCCGCTCATCGCCACCGCCATCTACCGCGCCATCCCCGACGCCCTGCGCGTCGCCCTCCACGGCAAGGCCGCCGCAGCGGTCGTCGACGCCGGACTCGGCCCCTCCGCTGCCGCCCGCCACCTGCTCGAGACCCACCCCGAGAACGACCCGTGGGTGGTACGCACCCTGCGCGAGGCCGCCGGCGAGAACCTCCGGGCAGGCGCCCCCGAGGCCGCCCGCCGCCAGCTCGCCCGCGCACTGCGCGAACCCCCGGACTTCGACGAACGCGCGGCCGTCCTCTACGAACTCGGCTGCGCCTCCCTGCTCACCGAGCCCGCCAACACCGTCAACCACCTCCGCGCCGCCCTTGCCGAACCCGTCGACGACCCCGCGCTGCGCCAGGGCATCGTCATACGGCTCGCCCAGGTGCTGGCGCACAGCGACCGCCTCGCCGACGCCTCACAAGCACTCGCGCGGGAGATCCCGTACACCCAGGACGTCCGCGCCCGGCTGCGCCTGCAGTCCGAGCAGTTCATGTGGGACGCCTTCAACGCCGCCGAGCCCGATTCCCCGGCCCGCTCCCGGCGCCTCGCCCGGCTCGCCGACCGGCTGACCGGGCGCGACCTCACCGAGCGGTACGTCATCGGGCTGCGTGCCTGGGACGCCTGCCTGCGCGGAGAGCCCGTGGACGTGGTCCTGCACCACGCCGGGCGGGTGCTGGAGCGGAACTTCAGCTGGGCCCACGAGGACCGCGGCTTCGAGGTCCCCGTGCTCGTGGCCATGGCCCACATGTACGCCGACCGGCCGGGACGGGCGGAGGAGCTGTTCGAGGCGGGCACCGCCGAGTTCGAGCGGCAGGGCTGGCGCGGGGCGCACCTCTCCTTCGCGTACAGCCTGCGCGCGTACATCCGCTACCGGCGCGGGCGGCTCGCCGAGGCCGAGGAACTGGCCAGGGCCGGGCTGCAGCTCGCCGAGCGCGTGGGCCGCGGTACGCCCGTGCACTGGTACACCATCGCCATCCTCATCACGACGCTGCTCGCCCGGGGACGGACCGACGAGGCATGGGAGCTGGCTCGGGAGCACGAGTTCGGCAGGCCCTTCCCGTCGGCGGTGGTCTTCCCCGACTCACAGACCGTCTACGCCGAACTTCTCCTGGCCCGGGGCGGCGCGAAGGCAGCGGCCGCGGAACTGGAGGAGGTGGACCGGCGGTTGACCCCGCGCGGCATCCAGAACCCGGCGTGGTGCCCCTGGCAGCTGCACCTGGCCCGGGCCGTGTCCGGGGACGATCCGGACCGGGCACGCGCACTGGCCGCCGACGCCGTCCGGCGGGCCCGCGCCTTCGGCGCCCCCTCGGGCATCGGCCAGGCCCTGCGCGTGGCGGCGGAGGTCGCGGCGCCCGAGGACCGGGCCGGACTCCTGCGGGAGGCGGTCGCCCTGCTCTCGGAGTCGCCGGCGGGGTACGAACTGGCCCGCGCCCTGGCGGCGCTCGGCACCGAGCTGCGGGACACGGAACTGCTGGCCCAGGCCGTGGTGACGGCACGGGAATGCGGTGCGGACGGCTTGGCGGAGGAGACGACGTCGACCCTGCTGGGGCTGGGCGTTGGCGTGCCGAGCGGTTCGTCCCGGGAGGACGGACCGACGGAGGAGGAACTCCGGGCGGCGGAGCGCGCCGTGCGGGCCGACGGCTCCGGCGCACCGGGTGCCGATGCGGGTGCGGGTGGCGATGCGGATGAGGCTCCGGCCTGGCCCGGTGCGGTCCGGGACCTGTCCGCGGCCTGCCGCAAGCTGGGCACCGACCGCTCCGGCCTGCCGGCCGCCCTGGAGGCGTTCGCCCGTAGCGCAAGGTGA